One window of the Lemur catta isolate mLemCat1 chromosome 6, mLemCat1.pri, whole genome shotgun sequence genome contains the following:
- the MAP3K12 gene encoding mitogen-activated protein kinase kinase kinase 12 isoform X3, which produces MACLHETRTPSPSFGGFVSTLSEASMRKLDPDTSDCTPEKDLTPTQCVLRDVVPLGGQGGGGPSPSPGGEPPPEPFANSVLQLHEQDTGGPGGAPGSPESRASRVRADEVRLQCQSGSGFLEGLFGCLRPVWTMIGKAYSTEHKQQQEDLWEVPFEEILDLQWVGSGAQGAVFLGRFHGEEVAVKKVRDLKETDIKHLRKLKHPNIITFNMLITYDDVVKISDFGTSKELSDKSTKMSFAGTVAWMAPEVIRNEPVSEKVDIWSFGVVLWELLTGEIPYKDVDSSAIIWGVGSNSLHLPVPSSCPDGFKILLRQCWNSKPRNRPSFRQILLHLDIASADVLSTPQETYFKSQAEWREEVKLHFEKIKSEGTCLHRLEEELVMRRREELRHALDIREHYERKLERANNLYMELNALMLQLELKERELLRREQALERRCPGLLKSHPSRGLLHGNTMEKLIKKRNVPQKLSPHSKRPDILKTESLLPKLDAALSGVGLPGCPKGPPSPGRSRRGKTRHRKASAKGSCGDLPGLRAAVPPHEPGRPGSPGGVGPSPWEACPPTLCGLHHDLLLRKMSSSSPDLLSAALGSRSRGATGGAGDPGSPPPARGDTPPSEGSAPGSTSPDSPGGAKGEPPPPVGPGEGVGLLGTGREGTSGRGGSRAGSQHLTPAALLYRAAVTRSQKRGISSEEEEGEVDSEVELTSSQRWPQGLNMRQSLSTFSSENPSDGEEGTASEPSPSGTPEVGSTNTDERPDERSDDMCSQGSEIPLDPPPLEVVPDPEPSTLPMPHQDLLRGEQGPPNTEDSDCDSTELDNSNSVDALRPPASLPP; this is translated from the exons ATGGCCTGCCTCCATGAGACCCGAACACCCTCCCCTTCCTTTGGGGGCTTCGTGTCTACCCTAAGCGAGGCATCCATGCGCAAGCTGGACCCAGACACTTCCGACTGCACTCCCGAAAAGGACCTGACGCCTACCCAGTGTGTACTTCGAGATGTAGTACCCCTTGGTGGGCAGGGCGGGGgcgggcccagcccctccccaggtggAGAGCCACCCCCTGAGCCTTTTGCCAACAGTGTCCTGCAGCTACATGAGCAGGACACAGGGGGCCCAGGGGGAGCCCCTGGGTCACCTGAGAGTCGGGCGTCCAGAGTTCGAGCAGATGAGGTACGGCTACAGTGCCAGAGTGGCAGTGGCTTTCTTGAAGGCCTCTTTGGCTGCCTGCGCCCTGTCTGGACCATGATTGGCAAAGCCTATTCCACCGAGCACAAGCAGCAGCAGGAAG ACCTTTGGGAGGTCCCCTTTGAGGAAATCCTGGACCTGCAGTGGGTGGGCTCAGGGGCCCAGGGTGCTGTCTTCCTGGGGCGCTTCCatggggaggaggtggctgtgaAGAAGGTACGAGACCTTAAAGAGACCGACATCAAGCACCTGCGCAAGCTGAAGCACCCCAACATCATCACTTTCAA CATGCTAATCACGTACGACGATGTGGTGAAGATCTCAGATTTTGGCACTTCCAAGGAGCTGAGTGACAAGAGCACCAAGATGTCCTTTGCAGGGACAGTAGCCTGGATGGCCCCTGAGGTGATCCGCAATGAGCCTGTGTCTGAGAAGGTCGACATCTG GTCCTTTGGTGTAGTGTTGTGGGAACTGCTGACTGGTGAGATCCCCTACAAAGACGTAGATTCCTCAGCCATCATCTGGGGTGTAGGAAGCAACAGTCTCCATCTGCCTGTGCCCTCCAGCTGCCCAGATGGCTTCAAAATCCTGCTTCGCCAGTGCTG GAATAGCAAACCACGAAATCGTCCATCATTCCGACAGATCCTGTTGCATCTGGACATTGCCTCAGCTGATGTACTCTCCACACCCCAGGAGACTTACTTTAAGTCCCAG GCAGAGTGGCGGGAAGAAGTAAAGCTGCACTTTGAAAAGATTAAGTCAGAAGGAACCTGTCTGCACCGCCTTGAAGAGGAGCTAGTGATGCGGAGGAGGGAGGAGCTCAG ACATGCGTTGGACATCAGGGAGCACTACGAACGGAAGCTGGAGAGAGCCAACAACCTGTACATGGAACTAAATGCCCTCATGTTGCAGCTGGAACTCAAGGAACGAGAGTTGCTCAG GCGGGAGCAAGCTTTAGAGCGGAGGTGCCCAGGCCTACTTAAGTCACACCCTTCCCGGGGCCTTCTGCATGGGAACACAATGGAGAAGCTCATCAAGAAGAGGAATGTGCCACAGAAGCTCTCACCCCATAGCAAAAG gcCAGATATCCTCAAGACAGAGTCTTTGCTACCTAAACTAGATGCAGCCCTAAGTGGGGTGGGGCTTCCTGGGTGTCCTAAGGGCCCCCCCTCACCAGGACGGAGTCGCCGTGGCAAGACCCGTCACCGCAAGGCCAGCGCAAAGGGCAGCTGTGGGGACCTGCCTGGGCTTCGTGCAGCTGTGCCACCCCATGAACCTGGGAGACCAGGAAGCCCAGGGGGAGTGGGACCCTCACCCTGGGAGGCCTGCCCCCCTACCCTCTGTGGGCTCCATCATGACCTTCTGCTCCGCAAGATGTCTTCGTCATCCCCAGACCTGCTGTCAGCAGCACTGGGGTCCCGGAGCCGAGGAGCCACAGGAGGAGCTGGGGATCCTGGCTCACCACCTCCAGCCCGGGGTGACACCCCCCCAAGTGAGGGCTCAGCCCCTGGCTCCACTAGCCCAGATTCACCTGGGGGAGCCAAAGGGGAGCCACCTCCACCAGTAGGACCTGGTGAAGGTGTGGGGCTGCTGGGAACTGGAAGGGAAGGGACTTCGGGCCGGGGAGGAAGCCGGGCTGGGTCCCAGCACTTGACCCCAGCTGCACTCCTGTACAGGGCTGCTGTCACGCGCAGTCAG AAACGAGGCATCTcctcagaagaggaggaaggagaggtggaCAGTGAAGTAGAACTGACTTCAAGCCAGAG GTGGCCTCAGGGCCTGAACATGCGCCAGTCACTATCTACCTTCAGCTCAGAGAATCCATCAGATGGGGAGGAAGGTACAGCTAGTGAGCCTTCCCCCAGCGGCACCCCTGAAGTTGGCAGTACCAATACTGACGAGCGGCCAGATGAACGGTCTGATGATATGTGCTCCCAGGGCTCAGAAATCCCACTGGATCCACCTCCTTTGGAGGTGGTCCCTGACCCTGAACCCAGCACCCTGCCCATGCCACACCAGGACCTACTCAGAGGGGAGCAG GGCCCTCCCAATACTGAGGACTCAGACTGTGACAGCACTGAATTGGACAACTCCAACAGCGTTGATGCCTTGcggcccccagcctccctccctccatga
- the MAP3K12 gene encoding mitogen-activated protein kinase kinase kinase 12 isoform X1 yields the protein MACLHETRTPSPSFGGFVSTLSEASMRKLDPDTSDCTPEKDLTPTQCVLRDVVPLGGQGGGGPSPSPGGEPPPEPFANSVLQLHEQDTGGPGGAPGSPESRASRVRADEVRLQCQSGSGFLEGLFGCLRPVWTMIGKAYSTEHKQQQEDLWEVPFEEILDLQWVGSGAQGAVFLGRFHGEEVAVKKVRDLKETDIKHLRKLKHPNIITFKGVCTQAPCYCILMEFCAQGQLYEVLRAGRPVTPSLLVDWSMGIAGGMNYLHLHKIIHRDLKSPNMLITYDDVVKISDFGTSKELSDKSTKMSFAGTVAWMAPEVIRNEPVSEKVDIWSFGVVLWELLTGEIPYKDVDSSAIIWGVGSNSLHLPVPSSCPDGFKILLRQCWNSKPRNRPSFRQILLHLDIASADVLSTPQETYFKSQAEWREEVKLHFEKIKSEGTCLHRLEEELVMRRREELRHALDIREHYERKLERANNLYMELNALMLQLELKERELLRREQALERRCPGLLKSHPSRGLLHGNTMEKLIKKRNVPQKLSPHSKRPDILKTESLLPKLDAALSGVGLPGCPKGPPSPGRSRRGKTRHRKASAKGSCGDLPGLRAAVPPHEPGRPGSPGGVGPSPWEACPPTLCGLHHDLLLRKMSSSSPDLLSAALGSRSRGATGGAGDPGSPPPARGDTPPSEGSAPGSTSPDSPGGAKGEPPPPVGPGEGVGLLGTGREGTSGRGGSRAGSQHLTPAALLYRAAVTRSQKRGISSEEEEGEVDSEVELTSSQRWPQGLNMRQSLSTFSSENPSDGEEGTASEPSPSGTPEVGSTNTDERPDERSDDMCSQGSEIPLDPPPLEVVPDPEPSTLPMPHQDLLRGEQGPPNTEDSDCDSTELDNSNSVDALRPPASLPP from the exons ATGGCCTGCCTCCATGAGACCCGAACACCCTCCCCTTCCTTTGGGGGCTTCGTGTCTACCCTAAGCGAGGCATCCATGCGCAAGCTGGACCCAGACACTTCCGACTGCACTCCCGAAAAGGACCTGACGCCTACCCAGTGTGTACTTCGAGATGTAGTACCCCTTGGTGGGCAGGGCGGGGgcgggcccagcccctccccaggtggAGAGCCACCCCCTGAGCCTTTTGCCAACAGTGTCCTGCAGCTACATGAGCAGGACACAGGGGGCCCAGGGGGAGCCCCTGGGTCACCTGAGAGTCGGGCGTCCAGAGTTCGAGCAGATGAGGTACGGCTACAGTGCCAGAGTGGCAGTGGCTTTCTTGAAGGCCTCTTTGGCTGCCTGCGCCCTGTCTGGACCATGATTGGCAAAGCCTATTCCACCGAGCACAAGCAGCAGCAGGAAG ACCTTTGGGAGGTCCCCTTTGAGGAAATCCTGGACCTGCAGTGGGTGGGCTCAGGGGCCCAGGGTGCTGTCTTCCTGGGGCGCTTCCatggggaggaggtggctgtgaAGAAGGTACGAGACCTTAAAGAGACCGACATCAAGCACCTGCGCAAGCTGAAGCACCCCAACATCATCACTTTCAA GGGTGTGTGCACCCAGGCTCCTTGCTACTGCATCCTCATGGAGTTCTGCGCCCAGGGCCAGCTATATGAGGTACTACGGGCTGGCCGCCCTGTCACCCCCTCCTTGCTGGTTGACTGGTCCATGGGCATCGCTGGTGGCATGAACTACCTGCACCTGCACAAGATTATCCACAGAGACCTCAAGTCCCCCAA CATGCTAATCACGTACGACGATGTGGTGAAGATCTCAGATTTTGGCACTTCCAAGGAGCTGAGTGACAAGAGCACCAAGATGTCCTTTGCAGGGACAGTAGCCTGGATGGCCCCTGAGGTGATCCGCAATGAGCCTGTGTCTGAGAAGGTCGACATCTG GTCCTTTGGTGTAGTGTTGTGGGAACTGCTGACTGGTGAGATCCCCTACAAAGACGTAGATTCCTCAGCCATCATCTGGGGTGTAGGAAGCAACAGTCTCCATCTGCCTGTGCCCTCCAGCTGCCCAGATGGCTTCAAAATCCTGCTTCGCCAGTGCTG GAATAGCAAACCACGAAATCGTCCATCATTCCGACAGATCCTGTTGCATCTGGACATTGCCTCAGCTGATGTACTCTCCACACCCCAGGAGACTTACTTTAAGTCCCAG GCAGAGTGGCGGGAAGAAGTAAAGCTGCACTTTGAAAAGATTAAGTCAGAAGGAACCTGTCTGCACCGCCTTGAAGAGGAGCTAGTGATGCGGAGGAGGGAGGAGCTCAG ACATGCGTTGGACATCAGGGAGCACTACGAACGGAAGCTGGAGAGAGCCAACAACCTGTACATGGAACTAAATGCCCTCATGTTGCAGCTGGAACTCAAGGAACGAGAGTTGCTCAG GCGGGAGCAAGCTTTAGAGCGGAGGTGCCCAGGCCTACTTAAGTCACACCCTTCCCGGGGCCTTCTGCATGGGAACACAATGGAGAAGCTCATCAAGAAGAGGAATGTGCCACAGAAGCTCTCACCCCATAGCAAAAG gcCAGATATCCTCAAGACAGAGTCTTTGCTACCTAAACTAGATGCAGCCCTAAGTGGGGTGGGGCTTCCTGGGTGTCCTAAGGGCCCCCCCTCACCAGGACGGAGTCGCCGTGGCAAGACCCGTCACCGCAAGGCCAGCGCAAAGGGCAGCTGTGGGGACCTGCCTGGGCTTCGTGCAGCTGTGCCACCCCATGAACCTGGGAGACCAGGAAGCCCAGGGGGAGTGGGACCCTCACCCTGGGAGGCCTGCCCCCCTACCCTCTGTGGGCTCCATCATGACCTTCTGCTCCGCAAGATGTCTTCGTCATCCCCAGACCTGCTGTCAGCAGCACTGGGGTCCCGGAGCCGAGGAGCCACAGGAGGAGCTGGGGATCCTGGCTCACCACCTCCAGCCCGGGGTGACACCCCCCCAAGTGAGGGCTCAGCCCCTGGCTCCACTAGCCCAGATTCACCTGGGGGAGCCAAAGGGGAGCCACCTCCACCAGTAGGACCTGGTGAAGGTGTGGGGCTGCTGGGAACTGGAAGGGAAGGGACTTCGGGCCGGGGAGGAAGCCGGGCTGGGTCCCAGCACTTGACCCCAGCTGCACTCCTGTACAGGGCTGCTGTCACGCGCAGTCAG AAACGAGGCATCTcctcagaagaggaggaaggagaggtggaCAGTGAAGTAGAACTGACTTCAAGCCAGAG GTGGCCTCAGGGCCTGAACATGCGCCAGTCACTATCTACCTTCAGCTCAGAGAATCCATCAGATGGGGAGGAAGGTACAGCTAGTGAGCCTTCCCCCAGCGGCACCCCTGAAGTTGGCAGTACCAATACTGACGAGCGGCCAGATGAACGGTCTGATGATATGTGCTCCCAGGGCTCAGAAATCCCACTGGATCCACCTCCTTTGGAGGTGGTCCCTGACCCTGAACCCAGCACCCTGCCCATGCCACACCAGGACCTACTCAGAGGGGAGCAG GGCCCTCCCAATACTGAGGACTCAGACTGTGACAGCACTGAATTGGACAACTCCAACAGCGTTGATGCCTTGcggcccccagcctccctccctccatga
- the MAP3K12 gene encoding mitogen-activated protein kinase kinase kinase 12 isoform X2, which translates to MACLHETRTPSPSFGGFVSTLSEASMRKLDPDTSDCTPEKDLTPTHVLQLHEQDTGGPGGAPGSPESRASRVRADEVRLQCQSGSGFLEGLFGCLRPVWTMIGKAYSTEHKQQQEDLWEVPFEEILDLQWVGSGAQGAVFLGRFHGEEVAVKKVRDLKETDIKHLRKLKHPNIITFKGVCTQAPCYCILMEFCAQGQLYEVLRAGRPVTPSLLVDWSMGIAGGMNYLHLHKIIHRDLKSPNMLITYDDVVKISDFGTSKELSDKSTKMSFAGTVAWMAPEVIRNEPVSEKVDIWSFGVVLWELLTGEIPYKDVDSSAIIWGVGSNSLHLPVPSSCPDGFKILLRQCWNSKPRNRPSFRQILLHLDIASADVLSTPQETYFKSQAEWREEVKLHFEKIKSEGTCLHRLEEELVMRRREELRHALDIREHYERKLERANNLYMELNALMLQLELKERELLRREQALERRCPGLLKSHPSRGLLHGNTMEKLIKKRNVPQKLSPHSKRPDILKTESLLPKLDAALSGVGLPGCPKGPPSPGRSRRGKTRHRKASAKGSCGDLPGLRAAVPPHEPGRPGSPGGVGPSPWEACPPTLCGLHHDLLLRKMSSSSPDLLSAALGSRSRGATGGAGDPGSPPPARGDTPPSEGSAPGSTSPDSPGGAKGEPPPPVGPGEGVGLLGTGREGTSGRGGSRAGSQHLTPAALLYRAAVTRSQKRGISSEEEEGEVDSEVELTSSQRWPQGLNMRQSLSTFSSENPSDGEEGTASEPSPSGTPEVGSTNTDERPDERSDDMCSQGSEIPLDPPPLEVVPDPEPSTLPMPHQDLLRGEQGPPNTEDSDCDSTELDNSNSVDALRPPASLPP; encoded by the exons ATGGCCTGCCTCCATGAGACCCGAACACCCTCCCCTTCCTTTGGGGGCTTCGTGTCTACCCTAAGCGAGGCATCCATGCGCAAGCTGGACCCAGACACTTCCGACTGCACTCCCGAAAAGGACCTGACGCCTACCCA TGTCCTGCAGCTACATGAGCAGGACACAGGGGGCCCAGGGGGAGCCCCTGGGTCACCTGAGAGTCGGGCGTCCAGAGTTCGAGCAGATGAGGTACGGCTACAGTGCCAGAGTGGCAGTGGCTTTCTTGAAGGCCTCTTTGGCTGCCTGCGCCCTGTCTGGACCATGATTGGCAAAGCCTATTCCACCGAGCACAAGCAGCAGCAGGAAG ACCTTTGGGAGGTCCCCTTTGAGGAAATCCTGGACCTGCAGTGGGTGGGCTCAGGGGCCCAGGGTGCTGTCTTCCTGGGGCGCTTCCatggggaggaggtggctgtgaAGAAGGTACGAGACCTTAAAGAGACCGACATCAAGCACCTGCGCAAGCTGAAGCACCCCAACATCATCACTTTCAA GGGTGTGTGCACCCAGGCTCCTTGCTACTGCATCCTCATGGAGTTCTGCGCCCAGGGCCAGCTATATGAGGTACTACGGGCTGGCCGCCCTGTCACCCCCTCCTTGCTGGTTGACTGGTCCATGGGCATCGCTGGTGGCATGAACTACCTGCACCTGCACAAGATTATCCACAGAGACCTCAAGTCCCCCAA CATGCTAATCACGTACGACGATGTGGTGAAGATCTCAGATTTTGGCACTTCCAAGGAGCTGAGTGACAAGAGCACCAAGATGTCCTTTGCAGGGACAGTAGCCTGGATGGCCCCTGAGGTGATCCGCAATGAGCCTGTGTCTGAGAAGGTCGACATCTG GTCCTTTGGTGTAGTGTTGTGGGAACTGCTGACTGGTGAGATCCCCTACAAAGACGTAGATTCCTCAGCCATCATCTGGGGTGTAGGAAGCAACAGTCTCCATCTGCCTGTGCCCTCCAGCTGCCCAGATGGCTTCAAAATCCTGCTTCGCCAGTGCTG GAATAGCAAACCACGAAATCGTCCATCATTCCGACAGATCCTGTTGCATCTGGACATTGCCTCAGCTGATGTACTCTCCACACCCCAGGAGACTTACTTTAAGTCCCAG GCAGAGTGGCGGGAAGAAGTAAAGCTGCACTTTGAAAAGATTAAGTCAGAAGGAACCTGTCTGCACCGCCTTGAAGAGGAGCTAGTGATGCGGAGGAGGGAGGAGCTCAG ACATGCGTTGGACATCAGGGAGCACTACGAACGGAAGCTGGAGAGAGCCAACAACCTGTACATGGAACTAAATGCCCTCATGTTGCAGCTGGAACTCAAGGAACGAGAGTTGCTCAG GCGGGAGCAAGCTTTAGAGCGGAGGTGCCCAGGCCTACTTAAGTCACACCCTTCCCGGGGCCTTCTGCATGGGAACACAATGGAGAAGCTCATCAAGAAGAGGAATGTGCCACAGAAGCTCTCACCCCATAGCAAAAG gcCAGATATCCTCAAGACAGAGTCTTTGCTACCTAAACTAGATGCAGCCCTAAGTGGGGTGGGGCTTCCTGGGTGTCCTAAGGGCCCCCCCTCACCAGGACGGAGTCGCCGTGGCAAGACCCGTCACCGCAAGGCCAGCGCAAAGGGCAGCTGTGGGGACCTGCCTGGGCTTCGTGCAGCTGTGCCACCCCATGAACCTGGGAGACCAGGAAGCCCAGGGGGAGTGGGACCCTCACCCTGGGAGGCCTGCCCCCCTACCCTCTGTGGGCTCCATCATGACCTTCTGCTCCGCAAGATGTCTTCGTCATCCCCAGACCTGCTGTCAGCAGCACTGGGGTCCCGGAGCCGAGGAGCCACAGGAGGAGCTGGGGATCCTGGCTCACCACCTCCAGCCCGGGGTGACACCCCCCCAAGTGAGGGCTCAGCCCCTGGCTCCACTAGCCCAGATTCACCTGGGGGAGCCAAAGGGGAGCCACCTCCACCAGTAGGACCTGGTGAAGGTGTGGGGCTGCTGGGAACTGGAAGGGAAGGGACTTCGGGCCGGGGAGGAAGCCGGGCTGGGTCCCAGCACTTGACCCCAGCTGCACTCCTGTACAGGGCTGCTGTCACGCGCAGTCAG AAACGAGGCATCTcctcagaagaggaggaaggagaggtggaCAGTGAAGTAGAACTGACTTCAAGCCAGAG GTGGCCTCAGGGCCTGAACATGCGCCAGTCACTATCTACCTTCAGCTCAGAGAATCCATCAGATGGGGAGGAAGGTACAGCTAGTGAGCCTTCCCCCAGCGGCACCCCTGAAGTTGGCAGTACCAATACTGACGAGCGGCCAGATGAACGGTCTGATGATATGTGCTCCCAGGGCTCAGAAATCCCACTGGATCCACCTCCTTTGGAGGTGGTCCCTGACCCTGAACCCAGCACCCTGCCCATGCCACACCAGGACCTACTCAGAGGGGAGCAG GGCCCTCCCAATACTGAGGACTCAGACTGTGACAGCACTGAATTGGACAACTCCAACAGCGTTGATGCCTTGcggcccccagcctccctccctccatga